A single window of Agromyces sp. Leaf222 DNA harbors:
- a CDS encoding ABC transporter permease, which produces MSTVPSELAVETEPKGVLPTGSAPTPARRVIATLRKSPAVVISVCIIVFIVLLAVFAPVLSAITGWGPYDYDPSAIDSDLGGIPIGPFGGISAEHWLGVEPGNGRDILVRVAYGARVSLMIAVSATLITTTFGVVMGMIAGFFGGLADQIISRVMDFLMAFPSLIFMIALLSALPAGNRPVLLVLVLSIFGWPYTARVIRGQTMSLRNSEFVEAARASGARPVRIAFREVLPNLRGTIIVLATLAVPSYIGTEAGLSFLGVGVMPPTPSWGQMISTAVGWYAVDPMFFLIPGTFLFLTVFSFTVLGDNLRRVLDAGDAA; this is translated from the coding sequence ATGTCGACGGTTCCCAGCGAGCTGGCCGTCGAGACGGAGCCGAAGGGGGTGCTGCCCACTGGCAGCGCCCCCACCCCCGCTCGACGCGTGATCGCCACGCTCAGAAAGTCCCCGGCAGTCGTCATCAGCGTCTGCATCATCGTGTTCATCGTGCTGCTCGCGGTGTTCGCACCCGTGCTCTCGGCGATCACCGGCTGGGGCCCGTACGACTACGATCCGTCCGCGATCGACTCCGACCTCGGCGGCATCCCCATCGGCCCGTTCGGCGGCATCAGCGCCGAGCACTGGCTCGGCGTCGAACCGGGCAACGGGCGCGACATCCTCGTGCGCGTCGCCTACGGCGCCAGGGTCTCGCTCATGATCGCCGTCTCGGCCACGCTCATCACGACCACGTTCGGCGTGGTCATGGGCATGATCGCCGGCTTCTTCGGCGGGCTCGCCGACCAGATCATCTCGCGCGTCATGGACTTCCTCATGGCATTCCCCTCGCTCATCTTCATGATCGCGCTGCTCTCGGCGCTGCCCGCAGGCAACCGACCCGTGCTGCTCGTGCTCGTGCTCAGCATCTTCGGGTGGCCGTACACCGCTCGCGTCATCCGGGGGCAGACGATGTCCCTGCGCAACTCGGAGTTCGTCGAGGCGGCCAGGGCATCGGGCGCGAGGCCCGTGAGGATCGCCTTCCGCGAGGTGCTCCCGAACCTGAGAGGCACCATCATCGTGCTCGCGACGCTCGCCGTGCCGAGCTACATCGGCACCGAGGCGGGGCTCTCCTTCCTCGGCGTCGGCGTCATGCCGCCGACGCCCTCATGGGGCCAGATGATCTCGACCGCGGTCGGCTGGTACGCCGTCGACCCGATGTTCTTCCTCATTCCCGGCACGTTCCTGTTCCTCACGGTGTTCTCGTTCACCGTGCTGGGCGACAACCTGCGCCGCGTGCTCGATGCGGGTGATGCCGCGTGA
- a CDS encoding alpha/beta fold hydrolase, with protein sequence MIAAEYTIPGMHVRDHVVEVPLDWFDDTDTRTITVFARELVDPVKRRDELPVLVYLQGGPGGKGPRPTGPDGWVGEALKAHRVVLLDQRGTGRSSRVDGSVIASIGDPAAQADHLAHFRADSIVADAEHLRTTVFGGRRWSTLGQSYGGFLTLSYLSHAPEGLAACYVTGGLASVHPDAAEVYRRTYPRVEAKNREFRARYPHHVDTLARIADRLADGDVRLPDGDVLTVRRFQSLGIDFGMKPGYERMHFLVDEAFDAASDELTGTFLAQVEARSSYRDNPLFAVMQESIYASDATGATNWAAQAERDRLPQFAESARPLLMTGEMMYPWMFREISALQPFEAAVELMAARTEWSALYDLDRLAANEVPLAAAVYFDDMYVDAGLQLATAEHVGNARAWVTNEYEHDGIGAERVVPRLFELVDELGGPRRDRAGEGAAA encoded by the coding sequence ATGATCGCCGCCGAGTACACGATTCCGGGCATGCACGTGCGCGACCACGTCGTCGAGGTGCCGCTCGACTGGTTCGACGACACCGACACCCGCACCATCACGGTGTTCGCGCGCGAGCTCGTCGACCCCGTCAAGCGGCGCGACGAGCTGCCGGTGCTGGTCTACCTCCAGGGCGGACCGGGCGGCAAGGGGCCGCGCCCGACCGGGCCGGACGGGTGGGTCGGCGAAGCGCTCAAGGCGCATCGGGTCGTGCTGCTCGACCAGCGCGGCACGGGCCGCAGCTCGCGGGTCGACGGCAGCGTCATCGCCTCGATCGGCGACCCCGCGGCGCAGGCCGACCACCTCGCGCACTTCCGCGCGGACTCGATCGTCGCCGACGCCGAGCACCTGCGCACGACCGTGTTCGGAGGGCGTCGCTGGTCGACGCTCGGGCAGAGCTACGGCGGATTCCTCACGCTCAGCTACCTCTCGCACGCCCCGGAGGGCCTTGCCGCCTGCTACGTCACCGGTGGCCTCGCGAGCGTGCACCCCGATGCCGCAGAGGTGTATCGCCGCACCTACCCGCGGGTCGAGGCGAAGAACCGCGAGTTCCGCGCGAGGTACCCGCACCACGTCGACACGCTCGCGCGCATCGCCGACCGGCTCGCCGACGGCGACGTGCGGCTTCCAGACGGCGACGTGCTCACGGTGCGCCGGTTCCAGAGCCTCGGCATCGACTTCGGCATGAAGCCGGGGTACGAGCGCATGCACTTCCTGGTCGACGAGGCGTTCGACGCGGCATCCGACGAGCTCACCGGCACGTTCCTCGCGCAGGTCGAGGCCCGAAGCTCGTACCGCGACAACCCGCTGTTCGCGGTCATGCAGGAGTCGATCTACGCGTCGGATGCCACGGGCGCGACGAACTGGGCGGCGCAGGCCGAACGCGACCGGCTGCCGCAGTTCGCCGAGTCGGCCAGGCCGCTGCTCATGACCGGCGAGATGATGTACCCCTGGATGTTCCGGGAGATCAGTGCGCTGCAGCCGTTCGAGGCGGCCGTCGAGCTGATGGCCGCCCGCACCGAGTGGAGCGCGCTCTACGACCTCGACCGGCTCGCCGCCAACGAGGTGCCGCTCGCCGCGGCCGTCTACTTCGACGACATGTATGTCGACGCCGGCCTGCAGCTGGCCACCGCCGAGCACGTCGGCAACGCCCGAGCCTGGGTGACCAACGAATACGAACACGACGGCATCGGGGCGGAGCGGGTCGTCCCGCGCCTGTTCGAGCTCGTCGACGAGCTCGGAGGACCCCGGCGCGACCGGGCCGGGGAAGGTGCAGCAGCATGA
- a CDS encoding (2Fe-2S)-binding protein has product MAARMMPSRHDPIRPRGERPIGISIDGEPVAGVEGQTIAGVVLATGRLAWRRTSVDGRPRGLFCGIGVCFDCIVTVNGERDVRACQRRAIDGDVVETQHDELPEAAR; this is encoded by the coding sequence ATGGCCGCGCGCATGATGCCCTCGCGGCACGACCCGATCCGGCCGAGGGGCGAGCGCCCCATCGGCATCTCGATCGACGGCGAACCGGTCGCCGGCGTCGAGGGTCAGACCATCGCCGGCGTCGTGCTCGCGACCGGCCGGCTCGCGTGGCGCAGGACCTCGGTCGACGGTCGACCCCGCGGACTCTTCTGCGGCATCGGCGTGTGCTTCGACTGCATCGTGACGGTCAACGGCGAACGCGACGTGCGGGCGTGCCAGCGCCGCGCGATCGACGGCGACGTCGTCGAGACGCAGCACGACGAGCTCCCGGAGGCGGCGCGATGA
- a CDS encoding ABC transporter ATP-binding protein, translating into MSLSAPRTISIPVPGATLLEVEHLTVTFPTSAGPVEVVKDASFRVESGDTLGIVGESGSGKSMTSLAIMGLLPRGGTATGSIRLNGHELLGRSDREMRRVRGDKVAMVFQDPLSSLNPYYTVGLQIEEAYLAHNGGSRRNARRVTIEALERVRIADAGRRVDHYPHQFSGGMRQRIMIAMALCLEPDLLIADEPTTALDVTVQAQILDLLAELQRETGTGMIFITHDLAVVSQVAQDVLVMKDGAHVESGTAEQIFSNPRAPYTRALLAALPRIDDPFDELKGTSR; encoded by the coding sequence ATGAGCCTCTCAGCACCGCGAACCATCTCGATCCCCGTTCCGGGGGCGACCCTCCTCGAGGTCGAGCACCTCACCGTGACGTTCCCGACCTCGGCCGGGCCGGTCGAGGTCGTCAAGGACGCCTCGTTCCGCGTCGAGTCGGGCGACACGCTCGGCATCGTCGGCGAGTCGGGTTCCGGCAAGTCGATGACCTCGCTCGCGATCATGGGACTCCTGCCGCGCGGCGGCACGGCGACCGGCAGCATCCGCCTGAACGGGCACGAGCTGCTCGGCCGCAGCGACCGCGAGATGCGGCGCGTGCGCGGCGACAAGGTCGCGATGGTGTTCCAGGACCCGCTCTCGTCGCTGAACCCGTACTACACGGTCGGCCTGCAGATCGAGGAGGCGTACCTGGCCCACAACGGGGGCAGCCGGCGCAACGCCCGCCGCGTCACGATCGAGGCGCTCGAGCGGGTGCGCATCGCCGACGCCGGACGCCGCGTCGACCACTACCCGCACCAGTTCTCGGGCGGCATGCGCCAGCGCATCATGATCGCGATGGCGCTCTGCCTCGAGCCCGACCTGCTCATCGCCGACGAGCCGACCACGGCGCTGGATGTCACGGTGCAGGCGCAGATCCTCGACCTGCTCGCCGAGCTGCAGCGCGAGACCGGCACGGGCATGATCTTCATCACGCACGACCTCGCGGTCGTGAGCCAGGTGGCGCAGGACGTGCTCGTCATGAAGGACGGCGCGCACGTCGAGAGCGGCACGGCGGAGCAGATCTTCTCGAACCCGCGCGCGCCGTACACGCGGGCCCTGCTCGCGGCGCTGCCCCGCATCGACGACCCGTTCGACGAGTTGAAGGGAACGAGCCGATGA
- a CDS encoding aminopeptidase P family protein, with the protein MTETTTTHGHAGHDHAGAAGHDQAVAASPAAASMPAPATRDPRLPRLREVPAFLDYMATGWDAPDRTPPVEPGVAAASAAHRARLSAALPGRTIVVAAGRAPVRANDTNYDFRPDSDFFWLSGCTAEDAIVVLTPAGTGHDATLFVPAPAYPGNPDFFANAMHGELWVGSAPDASDWAAALEIDVKPLDRLAEVVGRGDDVLLTGTLNSELAALRGIRRSAELGRVLAELRMIKDDWEVEELRRAVDSTVNGFRSVIREIPNAIEFGGERWLQGTFDRHARTYGNGPGYSTIVGSAEHAPTLHWVRCDGPVKPDELLLLDMGVENRTYYTADVTRTFPASGTFSAAQREVHDLVERSHRAGLAAVTPGRPFSDFHTAAMEVIAHGLSDWGLLPVSVDEALSPEGQHHRRYLVCGIGHHLGLDVHDCAQSSYEAYQGSVMTPGMVLTVEPGLYFHAFDTTVPPELRGVGVRLEDDILVTTGGSEVLSAALPIDAVGIEQWMRAQ; encoded by the coding sequence ATGACCGAGACCACCACGACGCACGGCCACGCCGGCCACGACCACGCCGGCGCCGCCGGCCACGACCAGGCCGTCGCCGCGTCGCCGGCCGCCGCGTCGATGCCCGCGCCCGCGACCCGCGACCCGCGGCTGCCGCGGCTGCGGGAGGTGCCGGCGTTCCTCGACTACATGGCGACCGGGTGGGACGCCCCCGATCGCACGCCGCCCGTCGAGCCAGGGGTCGCCGCGGCATCCGCAGCGCATCGGGCCCGGCTGAGCGCCGCGCTGCCCGGCCGCACGATCGTGGTCGCCGCCGGCCGTGCGCCGGTTCGCGCGAACGACACGAACTACGATTTCCGCCCCGACAGCGACTTCTTCTGGCTGAGCGGATGCACAGCCGAGGACGCCATCGTCGTGCTGACGCCTGCGGGCACGGGCCACGATGCCACCCTGTTCGTGCCGGCCCCGGCCTACCCCGGCAACCCCGACTTCTTCGCCAACGCGATGCACGGCGAGCTCTGGGTCGGGTCCGCGCCCGACGCGTCGGACTGGGCGGCCGCCCTCGAGATCGACGTGAAGCCGCTCGACCGACTCGCCGAGGTCGTGGGGCGCGGCGACGACGTGCTGCTCACCGGAACCCTGAACTCCGAGCTCGCGGCCCTCCGCGGCATCCGTCGCTCGGCCGAGCTCGGCCGGGTGCTCGCGGAGCTGCGCATGATCAAGGACGACTGGGAGGTCGAGGAGCTGCGGCGCGCGGTCGACTCGACGGTGAACGGGTTCCGCAGCGTCATCCGCGAGATCCCGAACGCGATCGAGTTCGGCGGCGAGCGCTGGCTGCAGGGCACGTTCGACCGCCACGCCCGCACCTACGGCAACGGCCCCGGCTACTCGACGATCGTCGGCTCGGCCGAGCACGCGCCGACCCTGCACTGGGTGCGCTGCGACGGACCCGTCAAGCCCGACGAGCTGCTGCTGCTCGACATGGGCGTCGAGAACCGCACCTACTACACGGCGGATGTCACGCGCACGTTCCCGGCATCCGGCACGTTCAGCGCCGCACAGCGCGAGGTGCACGACCTCGTCGAGCGATCGCACCGCGCCGGACTCGCGGCCGTGACGCCGGGGCGCCCGTTCAGCGACTTCCACACCGCGGCCATGGAGGTCATCGCGCACGGCCTCTCGGACTGGGGCCTGCTGCCGGTCTCGGTCGACGAGGCGCTCTCGCCCGAGGGCCAGCACCACCGCCGGTACCTCGTCTGCGGCATCGGACACCACCTCGGTCTCGACGTGCACGACTGCGCGCAGTCGAGCTACGAGGCCTACCAGGGCTCCGTGATGACCCCCGGCATGGTGCTCACGGTCGAGCCCGGTCTGTACTTCCATGCGTTCGACACGACCGTGCCCCCCGAACTGCGTGGTGTCGGAGTTCGCCTCGAAGACGATATTTTGGTCACGACCGGCGGCTCCGAGGTGCTGTCGGCGGCGCTGCCGATCGATGCGGTCGGCATCGAGCAGTGGATGCGAGCGCAGTGA
- a CDS encoding ABC transporter permease: MTLVILRRVLAAAGVLLLISLFTFMIFFWLSPDPAVQICGKTCTPERIDQIREQLGVNLPFWQQYWQFLSGIFTGRTYGEGPTAIECAAPCLGFSFQTNESVTDMIVARMPVSVTLAIGAAVLWLLAGIGGGLLSAVKQGTGWDKAVMMSALAGISLPNYFVALLLQYLLVVQLRWLPFPQSVTFAEDPLLWFQSYLMPWLVLAFGYAAMYSRIVRTNVIDTLGQNFMRTAKAKGLDAPVVLRRHALRPSLTPVVTLFGMDFAGLLGGALITETVFGLNGVGKLTADSIAKNDQPVIMGVTLLAAALVVVANMLVDVAYTYLDPRVRVKSA, encoded by the coding sequence GTGACCCTCGTCATCCTCCGCCGCGTGCTCGCCGCAGCCGGCGTGCTGCTGCTCATCTCGCTCTTCACGTTCATGATCTTCTTCTGGCTGTCGCCGGATCCCGCCGTGCAGATCTGCGGCAAGACGTGCACGCCGGAGCGCATCGACCAGATCCGCGAGCAGCTCGGCGTCAACCTTCCGTTCTGGCAGCAGTACTGGCAGTTCCTCTCGGGCATCTTCACCGGCCGCACCTACGGCGAGGGCCCCACCGCGATCGAGTGCGCGGCGCCCTGCCTCGGGTTCAGCTTCCAGACGAACGAGTCGGTCACCGACATGATCGTCGCGCGGATGCCGGTCTCGGTCACGCTCGCGATCGGCGCCGCCGTGCTGTGGCTCCTCGCCGGCATCGGCGGCGGTCTGCTCAGCGCGGTCAAGCAGGGCACCGGATGGGACAAGGCGGTCATGATGTCCGCCCTCGCCGGCATCAGCCTGCCGAACTACTTCGTCGCGCTGCTGCTGCAGTACCTGCTCGTGGTGCAGCTGCGCTGGCTGCCGTTCCCGCAGTCGGTGACGTTCGCCGAGGACCCGCTGCTGTGGTTCCAGTCGTACCTGATGCCCTGGCTCGTGCTCGCGTTCGGGTACGCCGCGATGTACTCCCGCATCGTGCGCACGAACGTCATCGACACCCTCGGGCAGAACTTCATGCGCACGGCGAAGGCGAAGGGGCTCGACGCCCCGGTCGTGCTGCGGCGCCACGCGCTGCGGCCGTCGCTGACCCCCGTGGTGACACTGTTCGGCATGGACTTCGCGGGCCTCCTCGGCGGCGCGCTCATCACCGAGACGGTCTTCGGCCTGAACGGCGTCGGCAAGCTCACGGCCGACTCGATCGCGAAGAACGACCAGCCCGTGATCATGGGCGTGACGCTGCTCGCGGCCGCGCTCGTGGTGGTCGCGAACATGCTCGTCGACGTCGCCTACACGTACCTCGACCCGAGAGTGAGGGTGAAGTCCGCATGA
- a CDS encoding ABC transporter ATP-binding protein, producing the protein MTEAILTASHLTKQFVTRGDGAFIAGTTTFTAVDDVSFEVPRGGTLGIVGESGSGKSTTARIVAKLIDPTSGTLEFDGVDVTKAGAKALAAFRSNVQVVFQDPFSSLNPRHTVEKIITAPLDYQRIAPKGGKRALVRELLERVGLNPDHAQRYPAQFSGGQAQRIGIARALAVSPKLVICDEAVSALDVSVQAKVINLLNSLQAELGLSYVFIAHDLAVVRQIADTVAVMSRGRIVEQGDRDAVFERPQHEYTRALLAAVPKIDPEWELRRARMLAEEGAGA; encoded by the coding sequence ATGACCGAGGCGATCCTCACCGCGAGCCACCTCACCAAGCAGTTCGTCACGCGCGGCGACGGCGCGTTCATCGCGGGCACGACCACGTTCACCGCGGTCGACGACGTGAGCTTCGAGGTACCGCGCGGCGGGACCCTCGGCATCGTCGGCGAGTCCGGCTCCGGCAAGTCCACGACGGCGCGCATCGTCGCGAAGCTCATCGACCCGACGAGCGGCACGCTCGAGTTCGACGGCGTCGACGTGACGAAGGCGGGCGCCAAGGCGCTCGCCGCCTTCCGGTCGAACGTGCAGGTCGTGTTCCAGGACCCGTTCTCGTCGCTGAATCCGCGCCACACGGTCGAGAAGATCATCACCGCCCCGCTCGACTACCAGCGCATCGCGCCGAAGGGCGGCAAGCGCGCACTCGTGCGCGAGCTCCTCGAGCGGGTCGGGTTGAACCCCGACCACGCCCAGCGCTACCCGGCGCAGTTCTCCGGCGGGCAGGCGCAGCGCATCGGCATCGCCCGAGCGCTCGCCGTCAGCCCCAAGCTCGTGATCTGCGACGAGGCCGTCTCGGCGCTCGACGTGTCGGTGCAGGCCAAGGTGATCAACCTGCTGAACTCGCTGCAGGCCGAGCTCGGCCTCAGCTACGTCTTCATCGCGCACGACCTCGCGGTGGTGCGCCAGATCGCGGACACCGTCGCGGTGATGAGCCGGGGACGTATCGTCGAGCAGGGCGATCGCGACGCGGTCTTCGAGCGCCCGCAGCACGAGTACACGAGGGCGCTGCTCGCCGCGGTGCCGAAGATCGACCCAGAGTGGGAGCTCCGACGCGCTCGGATGCTCGCCGAGGAAGGAGCCGGCGCATGA
- a CDS encoding FAD-binding oxidoreductase, translating to MISDVVIVGAGIVGAACARALAMAGERVTVLERGAAASGTSAKGEGNLLVSDKGPGAELDLAVYASSLWPGLVAELADELGPGFPALEYERKGGLVVATTDAGAEPLLAFAATQRMAGVDARAVSVADALALEPWLNPAITAAVHYPDDAQVQPVIATEALLASARRHGAIVRTGVTVTGATRDADGRVSGVTTDAGDVAGGAVLIAAGPWSGEVASAMGVRLPVKPRRGMVLVTTRMPHRVFHKVYDGDYFGATQSSDAALQTSSVVESTAAGTVLLGSSREQVGFDERLRVDVIREVAGKALRLFPFLAGASIMRTYGGFRPFMPDHLPVIGEDHRVPGLWHASGHEGAGIGLSLATAELLVAGLLGTPAPLDAAPFGLERASLAPHLLPETEEAA from the coding sequence ATGATCAGCGACGTCGTCATCGTGGGCGCCGGCATCGTCGGCGCGGCCTGCGCCCGTGCGCTCGCCATGGCCGGGGAGCGCGTCACCGTGCTCGAACGCGGGGCCGCGGCATCCGGCACGAGTGCGAAGGGCGAGGGCAACCTGCTCGTCAGCGACAAGGGCCCCGGCGCCGAACTCGACCTCGCGGTCTACGCCTCGTCGCTCTGGCCGGGCCTCGTCGCCGAACTCGCCGACGAGCTCGGCCCCGGCTTCCCCGCCCTCGAGTACGAGCGCAAGGGCGGCCTGGTCGTCGCGACGACGGATGCCGGTGCCGAGCCGTTGCTGGCCTTCGCCGCGACCCAGCGCATGGCCGGCGTCGACGCCCGCGCGGTGTCCGTCGCCGACGCGCTCGCGCTCGAGCCGTGGCTGAACCCGGCGATCACCGCCGCGGTGCACTACCCCGACGACGCGCAGGTGCAGCCCGTCATCGCGACCGAGGCGCTGCTCGCGTCGGCCCGCCGCCACGGCGCGATCGTGCGAACGGGCGTCACGGTGACCGGTGCGACGCGCGATGCAGACGGCCGCGTGTCGGGCGTGACCACAGATGCCGGCGACGTGGCCGGAGGCGCCGTGCTCATCGCGGCCGGACCCTGGTCGGGCGAGGTCGCGAGCGCCATGGGCGTTCGCCTGCCCGTGAAGCCCCGCCGTGGCATGGTGCTCGTCACCACGCGCATGCCGCACCGCGTGTTCCACAAGGTCTACGACGGCGACTACTTCGGCGCCACCCAGTCGTCCGATGCCGCGCTGCAGACCTCGAGCGTCGTCGAGTCGACGGCCGCGGGCACGGTGCTGCTCGGCTCCAGCCGCGAGCAGGTCGGGTTCGACGAGCGCCTGCGCGTCGACGTGATCCGCGAGGTCGCGGGCAAGGCGCTGCGCCTGTTCCCGTTCCTCGCCGGCGCCTCGATCATGCGCACCTACGGCGGATTCCGTCCGTTCATGCCTGACCACCTTCCCGTGATCGGCGAAGACCACCGGGTGCCGGGGCTCTGGCACGCGAGCGGGCACGAGGGCGCCGGCATCGGCCTCTCGCTCGCGACCGCCGAGCTGCTCGTCGCCGGCCTGCTCGGCACGCCGGCGCCCCTCGACGCCGCGCCGTTCGGGCTGGAGCGCGCATCGCTCGCACCTCACCTGCTGCCCGAGACCGAGGAGGCCGCCTGA
- a CDS encoding ABC transporter substrate-binding protein, translating to MKRRTAFLGLAIATSLALAGCTASNTGSGATGGVSGEPVEGGTLHVLQNTDFSHLDPAQGFDGGVNNFYRLIYRTLTTQGVGEGAEGTEIVPDLATDTGTPNEDATVWTFTLKDDVFFEDGTPITSADVKFGVERSLDPSISIGSPYAKIVLDMPDDYQGYYISGPLDTIETPDEKTIVFHLNQPYADFAAVVGQAPFTPFPADADVTTTSIDQQPIASGPYRVTEYQRGSTLVLERNDYWDAATDDVRTAAPDSFEWTFGLDAATIDERMIADQGADQDAIAGSVQAASISRIQTPEIQERTIQGLQGCTTYMPLNTTKPGMDDPRVRQAINLAVDKQAVKDGTGGSQLADIATTMMPPTVAGFTEFDLYPSEDSKGDPEAAKALLAEAGYPDGFEFTLDIRNNPKMQAQAEAIQQALAKADITVDFNLIDSATFYEVIGTTSQQHDAAITGWCPDWASGATFLPPIFEGTQIFEKGNSNVAQLNDPAVNERMTEIRAMTDVDEANAAWGALDEQIMELAPAVPLLFEKAVMVVGSNIAGAYAHAGFSGGIDYVSVGLASTD from the coding sequence ATGAAGCGACGCACAGCGTTCCTCGGACTCGCCATCGCGACGTCCCTCGCCCTGGCGGGCTGCACCGCCTCGAACACCGGTTCGGGGGCGACCGGGGGAGTCTCGGGCGAACCGGTCGAGGGCGGCACCCTGCACGTGCTGCAGAACACGGACTTCTCGCACCTCGACCCCGCGCAGGGCTTCGACGGCGGCGTGAACAACTTCTACCGCCTCATCTACCGCACGCTCACGACGCAGGGCGTCGGCGAGGGCGCCGAGGGCACCGAGATCGTGCCCGACCTCGCGACCGACACGGGCACGCCGAACGAGGACGCGACCGTCTGGACCTTCACCCTGAAGGACGACGTCTTCTTCGAGGACGGCACGCCCATCACGAGCGCCGACGTGAAGTTCGGCGTCGAGCGCTCGCTCGACCCCTCGATCTCGATCGGGTCGCCCTACGCGAAGATCGTGCTCGACATGCCCGACGACTACCAGGGCTACTACATCTCGGGGCCGCTCGACACGATCGAGACCCCCGATGAGAAGACCATCGTCTTCCACCTCAACCAGCCCTACGCCGACTTCGCCGCGGTCGTCGGGCAGGCGCCGTTCACGCCGTTCCCGGCCGACGCCGACGTCACGACCACCTCGATCGACCAGCAGCCGATCGCCTCCGGCCCGTACCGGGTCACCGAGTACCAGCGCGGCAGCACCCTCGTGCTCGAGCGTAACGACTACTGGGATGCCGCGACCGACGACGTGCGCACCGCCGCACCCGACTCGTTCGAGTGGACCTTCGGCCTCGACGCCGCCACGATCGACGAGCGCATGATCGCCGACCAGGGCGCCGACCAGGACGCGATCGCCGGATCCGTGCAGGCCGCCTCGATCTCGCGCATCCAGACGCCCGAGATCCAGGAGCGCACGATCCAGGGCCTGCAGGGCTGCACGACCTACATGCCGCTGAACACGACCAAGCCCGGCATGGACGACCCGCGCGTGCGCCAGGCGATCAACCTCGCCGTCGACAAGCAGGCCGTCAAGGACGGCACCGGCGGCAGCCAGCTCGCCGACATCGCCACCACGATGATGCCGCCCACCGTCGCGGGCTTCACCGAGTTCGACCTCTACCCGAGCGAGGACTCGAAGGGCGATCCCGAGGCCGCGAAGGCGCTGCTCGCCGAGGCGGGCTACCCCGACGGGTTCGAGTTCACCCTCGACATCCGCAACAACCCGAAGATGCAGGCGCAGGCCGAGGCGATCCAGCAGGCGCTCGCGAAGGCCGACATCACGGTCGACTTCAACCTCATCGACTCGGCGACCTTCTACGAGGTCATCGGCACGACGTCGCAGCAGCACGACGCGGCGATCACGGGCTGGTGCCCGGACTGGGCCTCGGGCGCGACCTTCCTGCCGCCGATCTTCGAGGGCACCCAGATCTTCGAGAAGGGCAACTCGAACGTCGCCCAGCTGAATGACCCGGCCGTCAACGAGCGCATGACCGAGATCCGCGCGATGACCGACGTCGACGAGGCCAATGCGGCCTGGGGCGCGCTCGACGAGCAGATCATGGAGCTCGCCCCCGCGGTGCCGCTCCTCTTCGAGAAGGCCGTCATGGTCGTCGGCTCGAACATCGCGGGCGCATACGCGCACGCGGGCTTCTCGGGCGGCATCGACTACGTGTCGGTCGGCCTGGCCAGCACCGACTGA
- a CDS encoding GntR family transcriptional regulator: MAVTAIRPVEQQLSLRARVEQALSAAIISGELAPGELLTVPTLAAQFDVSATPVREAMLDLEGRGFVEPVRNKGFRVTTVSPEVLREIVEVRQLLEPPAMEELARRFPADRLPELRALAEQIVLGASTGDLRSYLEADLEFHLALTRLLGNRLLVDVIADLRSRTRLVGLSDMLESKALDESAREHLELLQHLADGDAAGARTLMRRHIHHTLGWWAGNPEGE; this comes from the coding sequence ATGGCCGTCACGGCGATCCGCCCCGTCGAGCAGCAGTTGAGCCTTCGCGCGAGGGTCGAGCAGGCCCTCTCGGCGGCGATCATCTCGGGCGAGCTCGCGCCGGGAGAGCTGCTCACGGTGCCAACGCTGGCCGCCCAGTTCGACGTGTCGGCGACGCCGGTGCGCGAGGCGATGCTCGATCTCGAGGGCCGCGGCTTCGTCGAGCCCGTGCGCAACAAGGGGTTCCGGGTCACGACCGTGAGCCCCGAGGTGCTGCGCGAGATCGTCGAGGTGCGCCAGCTGCTCGAACCGCCGGCCATGGAGGAGCTCGCGCGACGCTTCCCGGCCGACCGGCTGCCGGAGCTCCGCGCGCTGGCCGAGCAGATCGTGCTCGGCGCGAGCACGGGCGACCTGCGCAGCTACCTCGAGGCCGACCTCGAGTTCCACCTCGCCCTCACGCGACTGCTCGGCAACCGACTGCTCGTCGACGTCATCGCCGACCTGCGTTCGCGCACCAGGCTCGTCGGCCTCAGCGACATGCTCGAGTCGAAGGCGCTCGACGAGTCGGCGCGCGAGCACCTCGAACTGCTGCAGCACCTCGCCGACGGCGATGCCGCCGGGGCCAGGACGCTCATGCGCCGGCACATCCACCACACGCTCGGCTGGTGGGCGGGCAACCCCGAGGGGGAGTAG